One stretch of Danio rerio strain Tuebingen ecotype United States chromosome 6, GRCz12tu, whole genome shotgun sequence DNA includes these proteins:
- the krt18b gene encoding keratin, type I cytoskeletal 18b (The RefSeq protein has 2 substitutions compared to this genomic sequence), with product MSFYAPQASHISFTRSAPAYRAASTYGGAGGQGTRISSASAMSYRSAPRSGGISSSTAFKVSSAGMGSGAGGSLLASSGSSGGMLGNEKGQMQNLNDRLAAYLDTVRRLEQENGKLEQQIREALEKGGPETRDYSKYNAILDDLRRKVFDATVDNARLVLQIDNARLAVDDFRVKFENEMAIRQSVEGDIAGLKKVIDETNIGRLNVEGEIESLKEELLFLKKNHENEVDELRSQISQSGVQVDVDAPKGQDMSQVMEDMRANYEKQALKNAEELKMWHETQIADVQVQVAQNTEALQGAQMECNDLRRQIQTLEIELASQQNLKASLEDTLRNTEIRSNGEMEKLNNIIIQLEAELAQLRANITEQGQEYEALLNMKMKLEAEINTYKKLLDGEDFKLQDALDG from the exons ATGAGCTTCTACGCACCCCAGGCCTCTCACATCTCCTTCACCCGCTCTGCGCCCGCTTACCGGGCTGCCAGTACGTATGGTGGGGCAGGTGGGCAAGGCACCAGAATCTCATCCGCTTCTGCGATGTCTTATCGTTCAGCCCCTAGAAGTGGGGGAATTTCCTCTTCCACAGCCTTCAAGGTGAGCTCAGCCGGCATGGGCTCTGGCGCAGGGGGTTCCTTCTTGGCGAGCTCTGGGTCCTCAGGTGGCATGCTGGGCAATGAGAAAGGCCAGATGCAGAATTTAAACGACCGTCTGGCTGCTTACCTGGACACAGTGCGCAGGTTGGAGCAGGAGAACGGCAAACTGGAACAGCAGATTCGAGAGGCtctggagaaaggtggaccagaAACACGCGACTACAGCAAGTACAACGCCATCCTGGATGACCTGAGGAGGAAG GTGTTTGATGCCACTGTGGACAATGCTCGTCTTGTTCTGCAGATTGACAACGCTCGTCTGGCTGTGGATGACTTCAGAGTCAA GTTTGAGAATGAGATGGCAATCAGGCAGTCTGTGGAAGGAGACATCGCAGGTCTAAAGAAAGTTATAGATGAAACCAATATTGGTCGCCTGAATGTGGAGGGAGAAATCGAGTCCTTGAAAGAAGAGCTTGTCTTCCTCAAGAAAAACCATGAAAAT GAAGTTGATGAGCTACGGAGCCAGATCTCTCAGTCAGGCGTTCAGGTGGATGTTGATGCACCCAAGGGCCAGGATATGTCTCAAGTGATGGAAGACATGAGAGCTAACTATGAGAAACAGGCTCTCAAAAATGCAGAGGAACTCAAAATGTGGCATGAAACCCAG ATAGCAGATGTTCAGGTGCAGGTGGCTCAGAACACAGAGGCATTACAAGGTGCTCAGATGGAGTGTAATGACCTACGCCGACAGATTCAAACACTAGAAATAGAGCTTGCATCACAACAAAACCTG aaAGCGTCACTTGAAGATACTCTACGAAACACTGAGATACGTTCAAATGGAGAGATGGAGAAGTTAAATAACATCATAATTCAACTTGAAGCTGAGCTGGCACAGCTGAGGGCAAATATCACAGAACAGGGACAGGAATATGAAGCACTCCTTAATATGAAGATGAAACTGGAAGCGGAAATTAACACCTACAAGAAACTTCTAGATGGGGAAGATTTCAA GCTCCAGGATGCGCTTGATGGCTGA